The Nitrospira sp. genome contains a region encoding:
- a CDS encoding VirB3 family type IV secretion system protein: MDGFRDPIFTGCTRPAMLGGVPIVPLILIGGLALLLSVWLYYLVSGYVSLGLVLIAISIVLWMRQTTKTDDQRLRQVMLRARMRFQHGPSRATWSAISYGPLSWKTRRSQWKS; encoded by the coding sequence ATGGACGGATTTCGCGATCCCATCTTCACTGGTTGCACGAGGCCCGCGATGTTGGGCGGCGTGCCAATTGTTCCGCTGATTCTGATCGGTGGTCTCGCGCTTTTGTTATCGGTCTGGCTGTATTACCTCGTGAGCGGCTACGTCTCGCTGGGACTTGTGCTGATCGCAATCTCGATCGTGCTCTGGATGCGGCAGACGACGAAGACGGACGATCAGCGCTTGCGCCAAGTGATGCTGCGGGCGCGTATGCGGTTCCAGCACGGACCGAGTCGCGCGACCTGGAGTGCCATTTCCTATGGTCCCCTGTCATGGAAGACACGACGATCACAGTGGAAAAGTTGA
- a CDS encoding TolC family protein, whose protein sequence is MTRAIRFLLLAITVLSMTLAIDGRHVVDAADQAAQSPLVLQDLIREALERNPELVSARKQWEASSQRIIQARSLDDPTLSVNLWNFPQSFNVTQTQNTIFSLSQNFPFPGKRALKSEIASRSAEITEQALHGKERELIARLKQAYYDLFLAHKAIQIHHEQVGLLRQFFEIANAKFRAGKGTQADVFKAQVEVSVLHQHLPVLEQRQETAAALLNTLLDRDPLSPLGVPQEPSLRPIDTTIDDLHRLALNARPELKAAELTVRHSEQSRMLAQRQYYPDFNVAFQRFQNFQANDGFGAYMAMTIPFSFWTKPKYDAGVQEALASVAAARAQRHTLENITRFQVNDILAKVRASEQVARLYHTTILPQAVQNLEAAQVVYRTGRGGFLDLIDTQRSLRGFQLEYYRALVERENRLAELEQVIGTALHENS, encoded by the coding sequence ATGACTCGTGCAATTCGTTTTTTGCTACTGGCCATAACAGTCTTGAGCATGACACTCGCAATAGATGGACGCCATGTCGTCGATGCCGCCGATCAGGCTGCACAATCGCCTTTGGTGTTGCAGGACTTGATCCGGGAAGCCTTGGAGAGAAACCCAGAGCTTGTCTCGGCACGCAAGCAATGGGAAGCTTCCTCACAACGAATTATACAAGCACGGTCACTGGACGATCCCACTCTGTCCGTGAACTTGTGGAATTTTCCGCAGAGCTTCAACGTCACGCAGACGCAGAACACCATCTTCAGCCTCTCGCAGAATTTCCCATTCCCGGGCAAGCGGGCCCTTAAAAGCGAAATCGCGAGTCGGTCAGCCGAGATAACCGAGCAGGCGCTGCATGGGAAAGAAAGGGAGCTGATCGCCCGTCTCAAGCAGGCTTACTACGACCTGTTTCTTGCGCATAAAGCGATCCAGATTCATCATGAACAGGTCGGATTGCTCAGGCAGTTCTTCGAGATTGCGAACGCGAAGTTCCGGGCCGGAAAGGGAACACAGGCCGATGTGTTTAAGGCTCAGGTCGAGGTGTCTGTGTTGCACCAGCACCTTCCCGTTCTGGAACAGCGGCAGGAGACCGCTGCCGCGCTGCTGAATACGCTCTTGGACCGGGATCCCTTATCGCCGTTGGGCGTTCCGCAGGAGCCGTCTCTGAGGCCGATTGATACCACTATTGATGATCTGCACCGCCTTGCGCTGAACGCTCGACCGGAGTTGAAAGCCGCAGAACTGACGGTCCGCCACAGCGAGCAGTCTCGCATGCTCGCTCAGCGTCAGTACTATCCGGACTTTAATGTGGCATTCCAGCGTTTTCAAAACTTTCAGGCCAATGATGGATTTGGCGCCTACATGGCTATGACCATCCCGTTCAGCTTCTGGACCAAACCGAAGTATGACGCCGGTGTGCAAGAAGCCTTGGCATCCGTCGCGGCGGCCCGTGCACAACGGCACACGCTGGAGAACATCACTCGTTTCCAGGTCAACGACATCTTGGCCAAGGTCCGCGCGAGTGAACAAGTGGCCAGGTTGTATCACACCACGATCCTACCCCAGGCCGTGCAGAACTTGGAGGCAGCGCAAGTCGTGTACCGTACGGGAAGGGGAGGGTTCTTGGATCTCATTGATACCCAGCGATCCTTGCGAGGGTTTCAACTGGAGTACTACCGGGCGTTGGTCGAGCGGGAGAATCGTCTCGCGGAACTCGAACAGGTGATCGGAACCGCCCTGCATGAGAACAGCTAA
- a CDS encoding YnfA family protein, with protein MMLTIIIYIAAAIAEIAGCFAVWLWYREGKPLLWLLPGMVSLALFAWLLSLSPAEYAGRAYAVYGGIYIATTLGWLWAVEGIRPDRWDIIGATVSLIGAAIILWVPRT; from the coding sequence TTGATGCTCACAATAATAATTTATATCGCGGCGGCCATTGCTGAAATTGCCGGGTGTTTTGCCGTTTGGTTGTGGTACCGGGAGGGCAAACCCCTACTCTGGCTGTTACCCGGTATGGTTTCCCTTGCCTTGTTCGCATGGTTACTTTCGCTCAGTCCCGCAGAATATGCAGGCCGCGCCTACGCGGTCTATGGGGGTATCTACATTGCAACCACGCTTGGTTGGCTGTGGGCAGTGGAAGGCATACGCCCCGACCGTTGGGATATCATCGGAGCAACCGTCTCCCTCATCGGCGCGGCCATCATTCTCTGGGTTCCACGTACATGA
- a CDS encoding sulfite exporter TauE/SafE family protein — MSRANDIRVTVTRGERNIFSAFAGGAGIGVLGGLIGLGGAEFRLPLLISVFQFAALESVIMNKAMSLVVVGSALPFRATTVPLAEIAAHWMVIANLLAGSLAGAWIGAGWATKLPAGLLYRIIAILLVIISVVLLAGHDMSAAERPLLGGWVKIIAGLIAGFGIGAVASLMGVAGGEFLIPTLVLLFGCDIKLAGSLSLAVSLPTMLIGFLRYSQDQSFAVLSRNKIFVSVMVGGSLVGSFSGALLLGVVPSTFLLPLLAAILLISAVKIWRH; from the coding sequence ATGAGTAGGGCAAATGATATTAGGGTAACCGTTACTCGTGGAGAACGGAACATCTTCTCGGCCTTCGCCGGCGGAGCGGGTATCGGTGTACTCGGTGGATTGATAGGACTCGGCGGGGCGGAATTCCGCTTGCCTCTCCTTATCAGTGTCTTCCAGTTTGCCGCGCTGGAATCGGTCATCATGAATAAGGCGATGAGCTTGGTCGTGGTTGGCTCAGCCCTGCCGTTTCGCGCAACCACCGTCCCGCTTGCCGAGATTGCGGCGCATTGGATGGTCATCGCCAATTTGTTAGCCGGAAGCCTGGCCGGGGCATGGATTGGGGCAGGCTGGGCAACCAAGCTCCCCGCTGGGTTGCTCTACCGGATTATTGCCATACTCCTCGTCATCATCTCGGTGGTGCTACTCGCGGGTCATGATATGAGTGCTGCTGAACGGCCATTGCTGGGTGGATGGGTGAAAATTATTGCCGGGCTGATTGCTGGGTTCGGGATTGGTGCAGTCGCCTCATTGATGGGAGTGGCTGGTGGTGAATTCCTTATCCCCACACTCGTTCTTCTGTTCGGCTGTGACATCAAGCTGGCTGGTAGTTTGTCGCTCGCGGTGAGCTTGCCAACCATGCTGATAGGATTCCTGCGCTACAGCCAAGACCAAAGCTTTGCCGTGCTGAGCCGTAACAAAATATTCGTATCGGTGATGGTCGGCGGGTCACTAGTCGGTAGCTTCAGCGGTGCGCTGCTGCTTGGCGTCGTGCCGAGTACCTTCCTGCTGCCGTTGCTCGCCGCCATTCTCCTTATTTCAGCAGTCAAAATTTGGCGGCACTAG
- a CDS encoding type IV secretion system protein, translating to MGMATYIEQSVNNALDHYVVTSSDAVIGVLTPIAVTAVTLYVMWTGLQVLRGDVQEPVTALVWRWFRVALITGLTLNGPQYRSLVKEGLDGIQEAFASAFGGALSMGGTIDQMANPFTTLMETLFTEASSGLMPQFSLFIAGAICATASIVMAFVAMGLFLVAKVSLALLLSVGPAFIFCAMFPVTQRYAENWLSSSLVAVFTNILIMAVITFLASLLRNACLHVLQAYSASSILADVVGLLFLSITAAYVLLHVASLGASLAGGLSLGNPAGDATRRGMVLLHGVTSGLSRLIPSAMVSTGGSLSGPRTAVARALLSALPAVRNQPGSDLYQRASLERLRNSVSRKE from the coding sequence ATGGGGATGGCGACCTACATCGAGCAGTCGGTCAATAACGCGTTGGACCACTACGTCGTGACCTCCAGCGATGCCGTCATCGGAGTGCTCACACCGATCGCAGTGACGGCGGTGACGCTCTATGTGATGTGGACCGGCTTACAGGTGTTGCGCGGCGACGTGCAGGAACCGGTTACCGCGCTTGTGTGGCGGTGGTTTCGCGTGGCGCTCATCACTGGGCTGACGTTGAACGGACCACAGTATCGGAGCCTCGTGAAAGAAGGGTTGGACGGGATTCAAGAGGCCTTCGCCTCCGCTTTCGGCGGAGCGCTGTCGATGGGAGGGACCATTGATCAGATGGCGAACCCTTTTACGACGCTCATGGAAACCCTGTTCACGGAAGCAAGTTCTGGACTGATGCCGCAATTCTCACTGTTTATCGCGGGCGCAATCTGCGCCACGGCTTCGATCGTGATGGCCTTTGTTGCGATGGGGCTCTTTCTCGTCGCGAAAGTGAGCCTCGCCCTGCTGCTCTCGGTCGGACCCGCCTTCATCTTCTGCGCGATGTTTCCGGTCACGCAGCGCTATGCGGAGAACTGGCTGTCCAGCTCGCTGGTCGCGGTCTTTACGAATATCCTCATCATGGCGGTCATCACCTTTCTCGCGAGCCTTCTGCGAAATGCCTGTCTGCATGTGCTGCAGGCCTATTCTGCCTCCTCCATTCTGGCGGATGTCGTCGGCCTGCTGTTTCTCTCCATCACCGCCGCCTATGTCTTGCTGCACGTCGCGTCGCTGGGGGCGAGTTTGGCCGGAGGCCTCTCGTTGGGAAACCCAGCCGGTGATGCCACCAGGAGAGGAATGGTTCTACTGCACGGCGTCACGTCCGGTCTGAGTCGGTTGATCCCATCAGCCATGGTCTCCACCGGGGGTTCCTTGAGTGGACCGCGAACCGCGGTGGCTCGCGCCCTGCTGAGCGCACTGCCTGCCGTGAGGAACCAGCCAGGGAGTGACCTCTATCAACGGGCCTCGTTGGAGCGGTTACGCAACAGCGTCTCGCGTAAGGAGTAA
- a CDS encoding TrbG/VirB9 family P-type conjugative transfer protein, whose protein sequence is MHVMNKHTGSITICLTVVLLCSGTSSDAAEVPEPGDGDQRVRYVTYQRDEVTRVTVRRGVVTRVVLGDDEHIVIAGSGFLADCAKSEAEWCIRADIGTNQVWIKPKDHATHNNLEIRTDKRDYSLEFTVVGDHRIERKQNARQGPREKDEPMYRVIFRYPLIPSHHAAMTAMQASAHRAKQARDKADVLAERLGSFTPEPRNWSYSMEVLPGGDDIAPALVFDDGRFTYFLFPPNREIPAIFYFSPLGEETRINFHMEKELAVVQRMGRRFVLRLGDAVVGIWNDAYDKTGVPAIEGTTVSGITRTLR, encoded by the coding sequence ATGCACGTCATGAACAAACACACAGGGTCGATCACGATATGTCTCACCGTCGTCCTTCTCTGTTCAGGAACCTCATCGGACGCGGCGGAGGTCCCGGAGCCTGGCGACGGAGATCAGCGAGTGCGTTACGTGACCTATCAACGTGATGAGGTGACCCGCGTGACGGTGCGCCGTGGTGTCGTCACGCGCGTTGTCCTGGGAGACGACGAACACATCGTCATCGCCGGCAGTGGCTTTCTCGCGGACTGTGCGAAGTCGGAAGCAGAATGGTGCATCAGGGCCGATATCGGGACCAATCAGGTCTGGATCAAGCCCAAAGACCATGCGACGCACAACAATCTGGAAATCCGCACAGACAAGCGGGACTACAGCCTAGAGTTCACCGTCGTGGGAGACCATCGTATCGAACGAAAGCAGAACGCCAGGCAGGGGCCACGCGAAAAAGATGAGCCGATGTACCGCGTCATTTTCCGGTATCCGCTGATTCCGTCACACCATGCCGCCATGACGGCGATGCAAGCCTCGGCCCATCGCGCAAAACAAGCTCGCGACAAGGCCGACGTGCTCGCCGAGCGGCTGGGCTCTTTTACACCCGAACCGCGCAATTGGTCCTATTCGATGGAGGTGCTTCCGGGAGGAGACGATATCGCCCCCGCGCTCGTATTCGATGACGGCCGCTTTACCTATTTTCTGTTTCCTCCCAATCGCGAGATCCCCGCCATCTTTTACTTCTCGCCGTTGGGCGAAGAAACTCGCATCAATTTTCACATGGAGAAGGAGCTCGCCGTCGTGCAGCGAATGGGGCGGCGGTTTGTGTTGCGCTTGGGCGATGCCGTGGTCGGCATCTGGAATGACGCCTACGACAAGACCGGCGTGCCCGCCATCGAAGGAACCACCGTCTCAGGTATTACCAGGACGCTACGCTGA
- a CDS encoding type IV secretion system protein gives MKRTVIAIGIALMIVVSPTSKAHTTGIPVIDTANLVQSIVQALAWIQQFQQMQQQILQADQQIHAIMGSRNMGSLLNNLTLAGVVPSDVNAVYHAIRSGGVQGLTAAAQIIRHNRMIYNCEGKTGDALRICQNMLNQTPQSQAYYANTYQMLLGRMQQIRALTTRINQTEDEKGILELNGRIAAEQAQVSNDTNRILTMKSMIEAEEKAAQQEQQERVLKMLAPGTSRTFDHMAPWTP, from the coding sequence ATGAAACGCACAGTGATAGCGATCGGCATTGCCCTGATGATCGTCGTGAGTCCAACGTCGAAAGCCCACACCACGGGAATTCCCGTCATCGACACGGCAAATCTCGTGCAATCCATCGTGCAAGCCCTCGCCTGGATACAACAGTTTCAGCAAATGCAGCAACAGATCCTCCAAGCCGACCAGCAAATTCACGCGATCATGGGTTCCCGCAACATGGGGAGTCTCTTGAACAATCTGACCTTGGCCGGAGTCGTCCCCTCCGACGTCAACGCTGTCTACCATGCGATTCGGTCTGGTGGGGTTCAGGGCCTGACCGCGGCGGCGCAGATCATCCGTCACAATCGCATGATCTATAACTGCGAAGGCAAGACCGGTGATGCCCTGCGCATCTGTCAAAACATGCTGAACCAGACGCCCCAAAGTCAGGCCTATTACGCGAACACCTATCAGATGCTGCTCGGCCGTATGCAGCAGATCCGGGCTTTGACGACTCGCATCAATCAGACCGAGGACGAAAAAGGGATTCTGGAACTCAATGGCCGGATCGCAGCGGAGCAGGCCCAGGTGAGCAACGACACGAACCGCATCCTGACGATGAAATCCATGATCGAGGCGGAAGAAAAAGCCGCGCAACAGGAACAGCAAGAACGAGTGCTTAAGATGTTGGCCCCCGGCACGTCCCGGACCTTCGACCACATGGCTCCCTGGACGCCGTAG
- a CDS encoding TrbC/VirB2 family protein yields the protein MTEAGVTKERISGTWREARRGNGRLIAAASWLLGVVILLESDPVWAQITKVNTVMQNVQTVLTSVAVTLFTVAIMWAGFKMAFSHAQWSDVSNVVIGGILVGGAAGIAAWLIN from the coding sequence ATGACGGAAGCGGGAGTGACAAAGGAACGTATTTCAGGGACCTGGAGAGAGGCCAGACGAGGGAATGGGCGTTTGATCGCGGCCGCCTCTTGGCTACTTGGAGTGGTCATCCTGTTGGAATCGGACCCAGTCTGGGCCCAGATCACCAAGGTGAACACGGTGATGCAGAATGTGCAAACGGTCCTGACGAGTGTCGCCGTGACACTCTTTACCGTCGCCATCATGTGGGCGGGATTCAAAATGGCCTTCAGCCACGCGCAATGGTCCGACGTGAGTAACGTCGTGATTGGCGGAATCTTGGTGGGCGGTGCCGCGGGAATCGCGGCCTGGCTGATCAACTAG
- a CDS encoding type IV secretion system protein VirB8, with protein sequence MTNKTDSSLVSVADEPQFYDQGRDWDTDWRLRLEASERKAWWVAGTACALALILGIGIACLAPIKTTVPYVFAIDRASGNVELVSAADDRTVLGYQELLDKHWTQKYVIARESYSYRLLQADYDQVLAMSTDEIGRDYAGLFDGVHARDKQLGTGIEWRVNVLSVTVQSDAIGPKATVRFEKTVKRTDAHSVEPPQYFIATVSFEYRHTMKGQEKDLIQNPLGYKVTGYRVDAEIGTMTPPTSVLSMVEKK encoded by the coding sequence ATGACAAACAAGACGGATTCCTCACTCGTGAGTGTAGCGGACGAACCGCAATTCTACGATCAGGGTCGCGACTGGGATACCGACTGGCGGCTGAGGCTAGAGGCGTCGGAACGAAAGGCCTGGTGGGTCGCGGGGACCGCCTGCGCTCTGGCCCTGATCTTAGGGATAGGCATCGCCTGTCTGGCGCCGATCAAAACCACCGTCCCCTATGTCTTCGCAATCGATCGCGCCAGCGGCAACGTGGAGCTGGTGAGCGCGGCAGATGATCGGACCGTGCTGGGATATCAGGAATTGCTGGATAAACATTGGACGCAGAAATACGTGATCGCACGAGAATCTTACTCGTACCGGCTCCTCCAAGCCGACTACGACCAGGTCTTGGCGATGAGTACGGATGAGATCGGTCGAGACTACGCAGGCCTCTTTGACGGCGTGCACGCCCGCGATAAGCAGTTAGGGACCGGTATCGAATGGCGCGTGAATGTCTTGAGCGTGACCGTTCAGAGCGATGCGATTGGTCCGAAAGCCACGGTGCGATTCGAGAAGACGGTAAAGCGGACGGACGCTCACAGCGTCGAGCCGCCGCAGTATTTCATCGCGACGGTCTCGTTCGAGTACCGCCACACGATGAAAGGGCAGGAAAAGGATCTGATACAGAACCCGCTGGGCTACAAAGTGACGGGCTATCGGGTCGACGCGGAAATCGGGACGATGACGCCGCCGACGTCGGTCCTGTCGATGGTCGAGAAGAAATAG
- a CDS encoding JAB domain-containing protein: MAKQSVNRLSVPQFIPRYRVTLVSEGGHTAPCGLLRDSAAAAAALRPCFAGLDREQFLVCCLDAKNTSIGVNIVSIGSLTLSIVHPREVFKTAILLNACAIIAVHNHPSGDPTPSPEDRTLTKRLREAGDVLGIRLLDHLILGDDGLYSFADQGWPL; this comes from the coding sequence ATGGCTAAACAATCCGTTAACCGACTTTCCGTTCCACAGTTCATTCCGCGCTACCGTGTCACGCTCGTTTCTGAGGGTGGCCACACCGCTCCCTGCGGTCTTCTTCGCGATTCCGCTGCCGCGGCAGCGGCGCTGCGCCCATGCTTTGCCGGGCTCGATCGCGAGCAATTTCTCGTCTGTTGTCTCGATGCCAAGAACACCAGTATTGGTGTGAACATCGTCTCGATCGGGTCGCTCACCCTCAGCATTGTTCACCCTCGGGAAGTTTTCAAAACCGCAATCCTTCTCAACGCCTGTGCGATCATTGCCGTCCACAACCATCCGTCTGGAGATCCCACGCCGAGCCCTGAGGATAGGACGCTCACCAAACGCCTGCGCGAAGCTGGAGACGTACTAGGCATCAGGCTGCTCGACCATCTCATTCTCGGTGACGACGGTCTCTACAGTTTTGCAGATCAGGGCTGGCCGCTCTGA
- a CDS encoding VirB4 family type IV secretion/conjugal transfer ATPase: protein MRTRVALTKAASAQIPASDYIPLGTAITPTVLTLTGGEYLACWKLEGITFETSDRAEVLLRKEALHQFLRSLGGGSFAVWSHKIRRVVTERLEGISTNPFCQSLTDRYYGSFEQHRQMATELYLSLLYRPFPSKIASFFTRMGTRTLAQRREQETGQLTILEDMGKQLEASLSRYGPTRLGTYTKQDNVYSDQLAFLGYLINGVWEEIPLRRAPLASYLPTSRLHFGDRTGMMEIWHPRERKFAGFLDMQEYPPFSEPGMNNGLLYSDAEYIETQSFSCLNKRAALKSLANQKGHLIASEDAATREIEQMDQAADDLQSGLIDLGQYHYSLAIFGNTLESVSTALADARATFQDGPGFKMARVDVIPECAWFAQLPGNWSLRPREAVITSRNFVCLSPFHNFARGKRAGNPWGEALALFKTPSGQPYYFNFHASPEDRDSRDEKYPGNTFICGSTGVGKTALELSLLAFATKYQGLRCVVFDKDRGAEIGIRAMGGKYESLKRGRPTGFNPLQLEPNPQNWQFCEQLVAQLVKQPGDEIPRLTANEQTEISQAVQTVMSEAVSPDLRCLSLLRQNLSATGDQSVRARLKRWTRGHSLGWAFDNPHETHNTSEARLFGYDYTDFLDDPEVRTPIMAYLLHLTERLITGEPFIYVMEEFWKPLRDPVFADFAFNKQKTIRKQSGLGVFVTQSPSDVLGHPIGKTMVEQSVTQIFLPNPRADREDYVEGFKVTEAEFHIIKNLGEASRLFLVKQGHSSAIVQFDLGSMPDLLNVLSGTTDNVTLLDQIRAEVGDDPTVWLPLFHERIAARKRLRRENGRGAT from the coding sequence ATGAGAACCAGAGTCGCCCTCACAAAAGCCGCGTCTGCGCAGATTCCCGCGAGTGACTATATCCCGCTGGGCACGGCGATCACGCCCACCGTCCTCACATTGACCGGCGGCGAATACCTCGCCTGTTGGAAACTGGAGGGGATCACGTTCGAAACGTCGGATCGTGCAGAAGTCCTGCTTCGCAAAGAAGCGCTGCACCAGTTTCTCCGATCCCTGGGTGGCGGTTCCTTTGCCGTTTGGTCCCATAAAATTCGGCGGGTCGTCACTGAGCGGTTAGAAGGCATCTCAACCAATCCGTTCTGTCAAAGCCTGACCGACCGCTACTATGGGTCGTTTGAACAGCATCGACAAATGGCGACGGAGTTGTACCTGTCCCTGTTGTACCGACCGTTTCCTTCCAAGATCGCAAGCTTCTTCACTCGCATGGGCACGCGCACCCTTGCCCAACGACGAGAGCAGGAGACCGGACAGCTGACCATCCTGGAAGACATGGGCAAACAGCTCGAAGCAAGTCTGAGCCGCTATGGGCCCACACGCCTCGGCACCTATACGAAACAGGACAACGTGTACTCCGACCAGCTGGCCTTTCTCGGCTACCTCATCAATGGAGTCTGGGAGGAAATCCCCCTGCGCCGGGCGCCCCTGGCGTCGTATCTCCCTACTTCACGCCTGCACTTCGGCGACCGGACGGGCATGATGGAAATCTGGCACCCGCGCGAACGGAAATTCGCCGGGTTTCTCGACATGCAGGAATACCCCCCGTTCTCTGAGCCGGGCATGAACAACGGCTTGCTCTATAGCGATGCCGAGTACATCGAAACCCAGAGCTTCTCATGCCTTAACAAACGTGCGGCCCTCAAATCGCTTGCCAATCAGAAAGGACATTTGATCGCGTCGGAAGACGCGGCGACGCGCGAGATCGAACAGATGGACCAAGCCGCGGATGATCTGCAGAGCGGACTCATCGATCTGGGCCAGTACCATTACAGTCTGGCGATCTTTGGCAACACGCTGGAATCGGTGAGCACCGCTCTTGCCGACGCACGGGCCACGTTTCAGGATGGGCCGGGTTTCAAGATGGCGCGGGTGGATGTGATCCCCGAATGTGCCTGGTTCGCGCAGTTACCAGGGAACTGGAGTCTGCGGCCCCGCGAAGCTGTCATAACGAGCCGAAACTTTGTCTGCCTCAGTCCCTTTCACAACTTTGCGCGCGGCAAACGAGCCGGCAATCCCTGGGGCGAAGCCTTGGCCCTGTTCAAGACCCCGAGCGGGCAGCCCTACTATTTCAACTTTCACGCGTCCCCGGAGGACCGGGATTCACGCGATGAAAAGTATCCCGGCAATACATTTATCTGCGGCAGCACGGGTGTGGGCAAGACCGCGCTTGAATTGTCTCTCTTGGCCTTCGCCACCAAGTACCAGGGCCTCCGCTGCGTGGTCTTCGACAAAGATCGCGGCGCGGAGATCGGCATTCGGGCGATGGGCGGGAAGTATGAGTCCCTGAAACGCGGAAGACCAACCGGCTTCAATCCCTTGCAGCTCGAACCCAACCCCCAGAATTGGCAATTCTGCGAACAGCTGGTGGCACAACTCGTCAAACAACCTGGTGACGAGATTCCACGGCTCACCGCGAATGAGCAAACCGAGATCAGCCAGGCCGTGCAGACGGTGATGAGTGAGGCGGTCTCACCGGACCTGCGTTGTCTGTCCCTCCTCCGTCAGAACCTATCTGCGACTGGCGACCAGAGTGTGCGGGCGCGGTTGAAGCGTTGGACCCGCGGTCACTCGCTGGGCTGGGCATTCGACAATCCGCATGAGACCCACAATACCAGCGAGGCACGACTATTCGGATATGACTATACAGACTTTCTGGATGATCCCGAAGTTCGAACCCCGATCATGGCTTATCTGCTCCATTTGACCGAACGACTGATCACGGGCGAGCCCTTCATCTATGTCATGGAGGAATTCTGGAAGCCGCTGCGAGATCCGGTGTTCGCGGACTTCGCCTTCAACAAACAGAAGACCATTCGAAAACAATCCGGCCTCGGCGTCTTCGTGACGCAATCGCCCTCGGATGTGCTGGGACATCCGATCGGGAAAACAATGGTCGAACAGAGCGTGACGCAAATCTTCTTGCCCAATCCTCGCGCCGACCGTGAGGACTATGTGGAGGGGTTCAAAGTCACGGAGGCGGAATTTCACATCATTAAGAATCTCGGGGAAGCGAGCCGCCTGTTTCTCGTGAAGCAGGGCCACAGCTCCGCGATCGTGCAATTCGACCTAGGCAGCATGCCGGATCTATTGAATGTCCTATCCGGCACGACGGACAACGTGACGTTGTTGGACCAGATCCGAGCCGAAGTGGGTGATGATCCCACAGTCTGGCTGCCTCTGTTCCATGAGCGTATCGCAGCACGGAAACGCCTCCGACGTGAGAACGGAAGAGGAGCAACGTAG